The DNA window TCCTTGTCCTGGGCGCGGCCGGCGCGCTCGGTGGTGTTCTCGAGGTCCTGGAGCCAGGCGGGCTCGCCGGTCGTCTTCTCCGTGCTGACCTCGCTGCCGAGCGAGCGGAACCCGGCGAAGTACTTCGGCGAGATCGGCACGTCGGACTGCTCGATGCCCTCGGGGAGGTCCTCGGCCGACTCGGGGACGTACCCCTCCTCGGGGAAGCCCTCGACCGTCTCCGGGACGACGACCTGCCAGAACGCGTCCCACACGTCGCGCTCGTCGAACTGGAGGATGGGCTGGATCCGGTCGTGCGGCGGGTAGATGTCCGGGTCGTGACGCGGCGAGAAGAACGTCTCGTCCGCGCGCGCCTCCTGTTCGTCCCAGCGCACGCCCGAGATGACGCCGTCGATGTCGTGTTCCTCCAGGGCGTCGTTGAGCGCGACCGTCTTCAGCAGGTGGTTGCCCACGTAGGTGTCCAGGAGGAACGGGAACGTGTCCTCCTCGTACTCGAGGATCTCGCGAACGTGGTGTCGGTTGTGCTCGGAGAGCGCCGAGACGGGGACGTCGTCGCCCGGCTCGAGCCCGTGCTCGTCGACGTACGCGCCCACGTCGTCGTTGCGGGCGTACACGAGGTCGATCCCCCACTCGTCGGCCCAGTGCTCGACGAAGTCCGTGATCTCGTCGAAGTGCTGGAAGTGGTCGATGAACACCGCGGTCGGCTTCTCGTAGCCGAACTGCTCTGCCACCTCGTTGATGAAGTACAGCGTGAGCGTCGAGTCCTTCCCGCCGGTCCACATCACCGCGGGGTTGTCGTACTGCTCGAGGCCCAGCCGCGTGACCTCGATCGCCTTCTCGATCTTGTGCTGGAGCGACGGGTAGTCGCCGGGGTCTTCGCCCTCGCCGTCCGCGTAGTCGACGTCGATCGCCTCGGGGAAGTCGCTCATCGGCCGAGAGGTCGGGGGCAGCAGAAAAGGGCTTTGTGATCCACGGCGCTCGGCCATGAGAACGGATTTCACGGCGTTCGGCGGCGTCCGATCCGGCCGGCGCGCGGCACACGCTTTTGTACGGCGGCGTCGATATCGGGTCGATGGCAACCACGACGGACGGGGCCGCGACCGGCAGCGTACCGAGCGAGATGCGTCACCTGCTTCGGGTGAACCTCTCGGACCGAACCGTCGAGACCGAGGAGGTCCCGGAGGCGTACCGGAACGCGTTCGTCTCCGGGAAGGGGCTCGGGGCCGCGATGCTCCTCGACGAGCTGCCGCCCGGAACGGACCCGCTCTCGCCGGAGAATCCCCTCTTTTTCATGTTCGGCCCGCTCACGGGGCACGCGCCCGGCACCTCGCGGTACGGCGTGGTGACCAAGTCGCCGCTGACGGGCGCGTTCGTCGACTCGTACTCCGGCGGCCACTTCCCCTCGATGTTCCGG is part of the Halorubrum aethiopicum genome and encodes:
- a CDS encoding phosphoadenosine phosphosulfate reductase family protein, coding for MSDFPEAIDVDYADGEGEDPGDYPSLQHKIEKAIEVTRLGLEQYDNPAVMWTGGKDSTLTLYFINEVAEQFGYEKPTAVFIDHFQHFDEITDFVEHWADEWGIDLVYARNDDVGAYVDEHGLEPGDDVPVSALSEHNRHHVREILEYEEDTFPFLLDTYVGNHLLKTVALNDALEEHDIDGVISGVRWDEQEARADETFFSPRHDPDIYPPHDRIQPILQFDERDVWDAFWQVVVPETVEGFPEEGYVPESAEDLPEGIEQSDVPISPKYFAGFRSLGSEVSTEKTTGEPAWLQDLENTTERAGRAQDKEDLMERLRDLGYM